A single Oncorhynchus mykiss isolate Arlee chromosome 22, USDA_OmykA_1.1, whole genome shotgun sequence DNA region contains:
- the LOC110501802 gene encoding ELL-associated factor 2, with protein sequence MNGTTYSHFDSQEHVLKLGETFEKQPKGAYHTVRYDFKPASIDTSCEGELEVGKGEQVTITLPNLEGSTAPVTVFKGSKRPYMKECILIVNHDTGEYRLEKLNSNIAVKKTRAEGSSKIQSRIEQQTSRLSQQMKTSVSSSSKTPAGSKSSPPKEKMSPASPMDDIERELMAEAKVMDQMSSGDSSSDSHSSSSSSGDSSSSSDSEDESRHPPPPGPSGGPLTAPPPHQGMPILTTVTTTTISSPPRGGGHLMSTLKNDLQLSESGSESDDD encoded by the exons ATGAATGGAACAACATACTCACACTTTGACAGTCAAGAACATGTTTTGAAATTAGGCGAAACATTTGAGAAACAACCCAAAGGTGCCTACCACACGGTGCGAT ATGACTTCAAACCAGCCTCCATTGACACCTCCTGTgagggagagctggaggtgggaaAGGGAGAACAAGTTACCATCACACTGCCCAATCTGGAG GGATCCACTGCCCCTGTAACAGTCTTCAAAGGATCCAAGAGGCCTTATATGAAGGAATGTATTCTCATTGTAAATCATGATACAGGAGAGTACCGTCTGGAGAAACTCAACAGCAACATTGCAGTCAAGAAGACCAG gGCTGAAGGCAGCAGTAAGATCCAGTCTCGTATAGAGCAGCAGACCAGTCGTCTGAGCCAGCAGATGAAGACTAGtgttagcagcagcagcaaaaccCCAGCAGGCTCCAAGAGCTCTCCTCCCAAAGAGAAGATGTCCCCTGCCTCCCCCATGGATGACATTGAGAGAG AGCTAATGGCGGAGGCGAAGGTCATGGACCAGATGAGTAGTGGGGACTCGTCCTCAGACTCCCACAGCTCCTCCTCCAGTAGTGGGGACAGCTCCAGCAGTAGTGATTCTGAGGACGAGTCCCGGCACCCGCCTCCCCCCGGCCCCTCTGGGGGTCCCCTCACAGCGCCACCACCCCACCAGGGCATGCCCATCCTCACCAccgttaccaccaccaccatctcctcACCACCTCGGGGTGGAGGACACCTCATGAGTACGCTAA agaatGACCTGCAGTTAAGTGAGTCTGGCAGTGAAAGTGACGATGACTGA